From the Drosophila suzukii chromosome 2 unlocalized genomic scaffold, CBGP_Dsuzu_IsoJpt1.0 scf_2c, whole genome shotgun sequence genome, one window contains:
- the LOC139354445 gene encoding uncharacterized protein, producing the protein MPQPPQMAPVPKARLTSFEKPFTCTGADYFGPILVNVGRRKEKRWVALFTCLTLRAVHFEIAHSLDTSSCVMCFTNFMALRGTPREIYSDNGTNFKATEKALREELIKIDFDKIAIKFDGIKWQFNPPGAPHMGGAWERLVRTTKTVLKSICPNYSFNDESLRCALMEAQFIINSRPLTFVSLVSEYDSALTPNHLLMGSSNGYKPIKEEKMDLRRH; encoded by the coding sequence ATGCCACAGCCTCCACAAATGGCCCCGGTTCCAAAAGCTAGGTTGACCAGTTTCGAAAAACCGTTCACGTGCACCGGCGCTGATTATTTTGGGCCTATCCTAGTCAACGTTGGAAGACGCAAGGAGAAGAGATGGGTTGCGCTGTTTACCTGCTTAACACTGCGTGCAGTCCACTTCGAGATCGCTCACAGCCTCGATACAAGCTCCTGTGTAATGTGTTTCACGAATTTCATGGCACTACGTGGGACACCAAGAGAAATTTATTCCGATAATGGCACTAATTTCAAGGCCACGGAGAAAGCATTACGAGAGGAGCTGATCAAAATCGACTTCGATAAAATAGCAATCAAGTTCGACGGCATTAAATGGCAATTTAACCCTCCAGGAGCTCCTCACATGGGCGGTGCTTGGGAAAGATTAGTCCGCACAACCAAAACAGTCCTAAAAAGCATCTGCCCGAATTACTCATTCAACGATGAAAGCCTAAGGTGTGCTCTAATGGAAGCACAGTTCATCATAAACTCACGTCCGTTAACTTTCGTCAGCCTGGTCTCCGAGTACGACTCCGCGCTGACTCCAAACCACCTGCTAATGGGTTCATCAAATGGGTACAAACCAATTAAGGAAGAGAAGATGGATTTAAGACGTCATTAA